A single region of the Lotus japonicus ecotype B-129 chromosome 4, LjGifu_v1.2 genome encodes:
- the LOC130712511 gene encoding uncharacterized protein LOC130712511: MLVQSSNGVDKTKIDNLKEMLMDVFKVKQSSMEATIPISLYNLFDLDSKETTQKNESTSDASNIAHRTHSHSTGSESKIGGPLINLFHEFHIAVAAIGFFDSSVGEDYQKRKSRAKQIFKDAIEVLQTCGHETFNKMNLADGLKMLGNNAMHLNCYDKAIVMYSCALAMCKDNAIYLCNRAAAFTKIGKLNEAIHDCGEAIKINPRHAMAFYRLGYAYYEQGNNLEAIREGFIKVLQLEPHNNDAKVSLQLADSKLKDELEQMREQVKWFKV, encoded by the exons ATGTTAG TTCAAAGTTCAAATGGAGTGGATAAGACAAAAATTGACAATCTTAAGGAGATGCTGATGGATGTTTTCAAAGTCAAACAATCATCCATGGAAGCAACAATTCCTATTTCACTATATAACTTATTTGATTTGGACTCTAAAGAAACAACTCAAAAAAATGAAAGCACATCTGATGCTTCAAATATTGCACATAGGACTCATTCACATTCTACAg GTTCTGAATCAAAAATAGGAGGACCATTGATAAACTTGTTCCATGAATTTCACATCGCAGTGGCAGCAATTGGGTTCTTTGATTCATCTGTTGGTGAGGACTACCAGAAAAGAAAGTCTCGTGCCAAGCAAATTTTTAAGGATGCCATAGAG GTACTGCAAACATGCGGACATGAGACATTCAACAAGATGAACCTCGCTGACGGATTGAAAATGCTAG GGAACAATGCAATGCACCTCAACTGCTATGACAAAGCTATTGTGATGTATAGTTGCGCTCTTGCAATGTGCAAAGACAATGCTATCTACTTGTGTAACAG AGCCGCTGCTTTTACTAAGATTGGAAAATTGAATGAAGCAATTCATGATTGTGGTGAGGCAATAAAAATAAATCCGAGACATGCTATGGCATTCTATCGCCTTGGTTATGCTTATTATGAGCAAGGTAACAACCTTGAAGCTATCCGTGAGGGATTCATTAAAG TTTTGCAGCTAGAACCTCATAATAATGATGCCAAGGTCAGTCTTCAG CTAGCTGATTCCAAGCTTAAAGATGAACTAGAACAAATGAGAGAGCAGGTAAAGTGGTTTAAAGTTTGA